Below is a genomic region from Dictyoglomus sp..
AAATAGAAAGGTATGCAGAAGAAGTAAGAAGAGTTTTAAATCCTGTCTGGATTGAAGAGTTTGGTGGAAAAGCACCTGTAGAAGACAAAGAGATGAGAGTTTAAGATGAGTATTACTGAGAGAAGAAGGCAATTCCTCGAAGTTCTAAAAGAATTATATAAGACTAAAAAAAGACCTATTCATTACTATGAAGTTGCAAGGGAAGTTAAAGTAAGTCCTGCTACTGCATATGACATATTACAACTTCTTCTTAAAGAGGGATATATAAAGTCAGAATACGAGAAAAATATGAAAAAAAGAGGAAGAAAAAAAATTTATTACAAACCTATAGAAGAAAAAGAAGAGAACATTATTGAATTGAATAATATCGATAAAACAAGTCCTCTTTTTTTGTGTATTTCTTTTCTCCTTTTTCTTCTAAAAAAAATACAATGGCACGAAGAATTAAAAAATTATATTCTCTTTATTCTTGGAAATCTAAAAATAAATATGGAAATAATTCTATTAGTTATTCCCTTATTAATCTTAGGGTATGTTAGTAAGAATATCTATCAAGGTGTAAATAAAGAAAAGATAAAAACAACTTTAGAAGAATATTGGAAAGCTCTTTTAAATTTAGCAGAAGAAGATAAAAAAACTTTGTATAATCTAATTATTTCAACAATTAAAAATATTAGTTAACATCTTGGAACTCGAATAAGACCAGAAGCTCCTATTACCTCGATTCCTTGATTTTCTAATTTATCAAGAAGAATATTCATACCTAGGGAATCTGAAGCAATATGGCCTGCAATTACAACATTTATATGATGTTTTTCAGCTTCCTTTCTATGTTCCTCACTCATATGCATACCCACAATAGTTCCAATTCCAGCTTGTGCCATTTTTT
It encodes:
- a CDS encoding winged helix-turn-helix domain-containing protein — its product is MSITERRRQFLEVLKELYKTKKRPIHYYEVAREVKVSPATAYDILQLLLKEGYIKSEYEKNMKKRGRKKIYYKPIEEKEENIIELNNIDKTSPLFLCISFLLFLLKKIQWHEELKNYILFILGNLKINMEIILLVIPLLILGYVSKNIYQGVNKEKIKTTLEEYWKALLNLAEEDKKTLYNLIISTIKNIS